The Paracholeplasma brassicae genome includes the window TTTATATTTTACTATATAAACAAATACGTAAATAAAATAATAAGAGGGTTATAAAGTGAAGAAAGCATACATTAGTATTAATAATTTTTTAATTGGAGGGGTAGAAACTTCACTCGTTTCATTCATTAATATCCTAATGAAAGATTATGATGTTACTTTAGAAATTTTAGGTAAGTATGATGAAAACATGATTCGACGCTTAGATAAGAGTATTAAATTAAGGTTCCCCAACAAGAGTATTAGAAAATATGTTGATTTGGAAGGTACACATCGCAAGAATACTAAAGGACTAAGCGATATTATTTTAAAAATCGTTTTTTATATCACTAATAAAATAAAACTATCTAAGTTGCTGTATTTGGCAATATCATTTAGGCAGAAAGATGAAATTTATTATGACCTTGCGATATCCTACACAGGACGACCAGGCATTTGGGATTACCTTTTATTATCGACAATAAAATCAAGACTGTATTTATCGTGGATCCATAACGATCCGAATAAATTAGGTATCAAGTCACACCACTACAAAGTATACTATTCTAAATATGATATTATTTTGTGTGTCTCAATGGATTCTCTTAATAAAATTAAGAAAATTTTATTAAAAATGACATCTCTAAATTTCAAATTCTCTATAATACAGTTGATTATGAAAGATTATCTGCGATGTCTAAATAAAAAAATTATAGAACATGATTCTAATGTTTTTACAATACTCACGGTAGCCCGTATCCAAAATTCATCTAAAAGAATAGATAGAATTGTCGATGTAGCTTCTATGCTTATAGATAACAATATTACATCATTTAAATGGTATGTTCTGGGTGATGGTCCAGATTATGAGGAAATACTTAATCAGGTAAGGAATAGGAATTTAAAGAATTACTTGATATTTAAGGGGAGCTGTGACAATCCTTACCCGTATTTCAAAAATGCAGACTTATTTGTATTGACATCAGATTATGAAGGTTTGCCTGTAGTCCTTATGGAAGCAAGACATTTTAAATTACCGATATTGACAACTAATATTGACTCAGCTTCGGAAATGGTTAATCATATGATCGATGGAGTGATTTCTGAAAAAAATGTTGTGAATTTGTATGAATGGATTAAGAAAATAATCACAGAACCTGATTTTTATGGAATAATTAGACAAAATTCATTAACTCATAAAGGTTACAACAATAACGATTTGTCTGAGTTCCATAAAATAATAAGAGGACTATCAAATGAGGAATAGGTCAGTTCTTTTATCTATGATGTCATCAGTAATTTATCAGATTGCAGTTTTGGTATCGAACTTTATTGTTGTTAGACTTATTATCGTTTATTATGGTTCAAAAACAAACGGGTTAAATAATACTTTCATAAACATAATTAATTATTTAAGTATTATAGAAGCGGGAATTGCCTTATCAGCGACATATAAACTATATCATCCACTAGTACATAATGATTGGCCTTCTATAAATTTGATCCTTTCAACAGCTAAAAGGTTATATAAATCAACAGCGATAATTTTTATGTTTATTGTTATTATTGTAGCAATAATATATCCACTATTCATTGATTATACAGGGATTGGATTTAGTCCAACGTATCTAATATTGATACTTGGGTTTAGTAGTATTTTAGAATATACATTAAATGGACATTTTCGTGTTTTGCTTATGTCTGACCAAAAGAGTTATGTTGTAAATAATATACAAACGTTTACTTTAATAATTTCAACAATAATTAAAATCCAACTCATTTTATCAGGCTTTATGTTCATTTATGTACAACTACTAAGTGCCATAGCAGTTTTGCTTAGGTATACAATCACAAAAGTATACATAAGAAGTAAATATAAATTATCTAACTACAATCTTAAACCACAAATGAATATTTTGAACGATAGATTTTCAATAATTGGTCATCAAATTTCGGGCCTAATTGTCTTTAATTCAGCACCTATACTGTTAACTTCTTTTTTAGGGTTAAACATTACAAGTGTCTATTCTGTATATGCTCTTGTATTCAATGCAATTGTTACAACATTATTCATGTTTTCTAAATCTTCAGTATCAAGCTTCGGGAATTTAATGATATCTGAAAATGACGAAAGAACTTCAAATGTTTTTGATATTTTTCAAAGTGTTTTTTTCACATTCGGTTTCTGGTTTTATTCTGTAACGGCATTCTTAATAATACCTTTCATTAAGTTATACACTAATGGGATAGATGACACTAATTATATTATTGAATATCTTGATGTATTTTTCATAGTAATTGGGATTCTGAATATGATTCGAATCCCATCAAATATACTTATTGAAGCAAAGGGACATTATGCTCAAACAAAAAATCGAGCATATTTAGAAGCTACTATCAACTTAGTAGTATCGCTAATACTGATTAAACCATTAGGAATCTATTCTGTTATGGTTGGGTCGCTAGCATCTTTCACTTATCGAAGTATAGATATTATATTGTATTCTAAAAAACATTTTTTTCAAAAAGACCACATACTAGTTTACTTTATCCTACTCAATCTGCGATATTTGTTGTTCTCTTGCTACTTAGTTTTATTTTAAAACTAGAAATAATGACTTGGAATGATTGGATTTGGAAAGGATTTATCACAAGTTTTGCAGTAGGGTTAATTTACCTAACAATATTATTATTAATGAAACCCAAAGCAATTATATACATAAAGAATAATTTTAAATTGAAAAAGGTGATAAAATGATTAAACCTAGAACAATTCTTTTTATAACGTTAGACCCTATCGAGAGTGGTTCCTCCGCGATGACAGTTAATAGAAATCTTATTAATTCACTAGTAAAAAAAGGATATATTATCGATGCTTTAACCATTAATACTGTTAATGATGTTCAGCTAAATAATAGTATATTGACTAATAAGTTTCGTCATGTTTTCAGATTGCAACCAATAAATTTGAACCCATCAATCGGAAAAACTGGATTCAAAAGTTTTGTAAAAAAAGAATTAATAAAAATAGTTAAAAAAGTATATCAAAGTATATCTGTTTTTAATTACACAGTTTTTGCTGCGAAACGTATTAAGTTAGAAAGTGTAAATAACAACTCATATGATTATGTAATCAGTGTATCAGATCCGAAGACTTCACATATTGCTGCAAAAAAGCTCATTAGTAGTGGACTGTCTGTGAAGAAATGGATTCAAATATGGGGTGATCCGTTGTCTATTGATATTTCTAATAAGGTAATTACACCGAGATTAGTCTTAAAAAGAATTGAGTATAATTTGATAAAGAATGCAGATCAAATTGTGTACGTTTCACCAAGTACATCAAAATATATGAAAAAGAATTTTGCCAAAATCGCTGAGAAAATTAGTTTTATTCCATTACCTCTAGACTTAGACGTTAACAATGACAAATTAGAATATTACAAAAAGGACACAATTCAATTTTCATACTTAGGTTCTTACCATTCCAGTATAAGAAATATTAAGCCTTTGTATGATTCATTTGATAATTTAATGAATGCAAAGCTTGTAATTGCTGGTCACTCGAATTTAACACTGTCATCAACGGCTAATATTGATGTTATGCCAAATCAGTCACTATCAAAATTGAGAGAAATTGAAGATAAAACAGATGTTTATGTCGCTATTTTAAACAATTCTGGCACGCAGATACCCGGTAAATTATATTATTATGCAGGCACTAACAAACCTATAATGGTTCTATATCCTAAGAATACAGACCCATTTATTATTAATTACCTGGATCACTTTAAACGATTTTGGCTAGTAAGATTTGATGAAATAGACAATTTTTATGTCCAATTTAGAGATGTAAAATCTTTGTATGTGGATAATTCAATAGTGATTAAAGTATTAAGTCCTGATGTAATAACTTCATATATCATGGAAGGAAAATCTTATAATTATAACGAAGAAGAGGGGATTAAATATGAGTAAAGTTATGCTTGTTTTTGGTACAAGACCAGAAGCAATCAAAATGTGCCCATTAGTAAATGAGTTAAGAACAAGAGAGTCACTCAAAACAGTCGTTTGTGTTACTGGACAACATAGACAAATGCTTGATCAAGTACTACACACTTTTGGTGTTGTACCTGATTATGATTTATCTATTATGAAAGACAAACAAACACTATTTGATGTAACAACAAATATACTTAATCGAATAAAAGAAGTTTTAGAACAAGAAAGACCTGATGTAGTACTTGTACATGGAGATACAAGCACCACATTTGTGACTGCTTTAGCTTGTTTTTATCTACAAATTCCGGTTGGTCATGTTGAAGCAGGATTAAGAACTCATAACATATACTCTCCTTATCCGGAGGAGTTTAATAGACAAGCAGTATCGATTATTTCTAAGTATAATTTTGCACCTACTGAAACAGCAAATCAAAACTTATTAAATGAAGGCAGAGAACAAGACTCTATTTATGTTACAGGTAATACTGCTATCGATGCATTAAAAACAACTGTAAGAGAAAACTATCATCATGAAATGCTAGATTGGGCAAAAGGATCAAGATTAATCATGATTACAGCTCACCGTAGAGAAAATCTTGGCGAACCAATGAAACATATGTTCAATGCAATTAAACGTATCATTAATGAACATAACGATATTAAAGCTATCTATCCAATTCATATGAATCCAGTAGTAAGAGAAACTGCTAATAGTATTCTTGCAGATAATGATAGGATCAGAATCATCGATCCTTTAGAAGTCGTTGATTTTCATAACTTCTTAAATGCCTCATATTTAATTCTAACAGACAGTGGTGGTATTCAAGAAGAAGCACCATCATTAGGTAAACCAGTTCTTGTAATGAGAGATACCACAGAAAGACCAGAAGGTATTTCAGCTGGCACACTCAAACTTGTAGGTACAGATGAAGAGACTATCTATAAAGCATTTAATCTATTATTAACAGATAAAGAAGAATATGAAAAGATGTCAAAAGCAAGTAACCCATATGGTGATGGCTTTGCATGTAAGAGAATTGCTGATATTTTAGAGGAAAAGTTATAATATTGAAAAACCAGCAAGTGCAGAGTTTATCTAGGCACTTGCTGGTTTTATTATGCAATCACTAACTGACAATCATTTTGTTCTAATAGTGTTATATACTCTTTTGTAGGCATTTGATCAGTGATTAAGATATCGATTTGATCAAAGTCACAGGTTTGGCTCATAAAGATCTTATTGAACTTTGTGTGGTCTGCTAATAAGATATGTATCTTAGAACGTTTTAACATTTCCCTTTTAATGGTACTTTGTTCATGGTTTGCTTCTGTAATACCATACTCTGAGATACCCCCACAAGAGAATATAGAGATGTTACAGTGATAGTTCTTTATGTAGTCTATCGTATCAATCCCTAAGACTGAACTGGTGTTTGCGTTATAAACACCAGGGGTAATGTGTAAAGAGAATTTTAAGAGACTATTTGATAAGACCAGGGCATTGTTAATGCCGTTGGTAATAAAGGTTAAATCTTTAAGGTTGGATAGTAGTGGTAACATATAACCAACTGTACTAGATGAATCAATAAAAATGGCATCGTTATTCTTAATAAAGTCTAAGCACCTTTGTGCGATGACTTTTTTTTCTTTGACGTTCTTTTGTGAGCGAATCAAAATGGATGACTCCATGTTTGACGATTCAATCATGGAGGCGCCCCCGTGGGTGCGCTCAATTAAGCCTTTTTGATCTAGTTCGGTTAAATCACGTCTAAGGGTTGCTTCACTGATAAAGAGTAGATGAAGAAGCTCTTTGTTGGTGACTGTTTTTTTAGTGTTAATGATCTCAAGAATGCGTTTTTGTCTTTCTTTAATGTCCATGGGTCTCTCCTTATGAAAACGCTCAAAATAAAGCGCTATTGTGATTGTATTATAGAACTTTTGTGATTGAAAATCAACTATTCAATCAAAAGTTGACTTATTCAATCACTAAATGATATCATCAAGCTGCGAGGTAGATGGCATGATTTCTAAATACTTATCAATCGATATTGGTGCCTCAAGTGGTAGGGCTGTGGTTGTCATTAAAGACAAACAAACCCTAAGACTCGATGAGGCTTACCGATTTAAAACTAAATCGTATGAAAAAGAAGGACTTCATTACTGGGATTTTAATGATGTATTTAAAGAAGTCGTCACAGGGATTGAAAAAGCGTTCTTTTTACATGAAGATATTAAGTCGATTGGAATCGATACGTTTGGTGTCGATTATGGACGACTAGATCAGAACGGTACTCTGACAAGTGATCCTCTATGTTATCGTAACAAGCGTTTTATCGAATCATCTACGTTGTTTCATGAATCGTATTCGAAAGAAACACTATACAGTTTAACTGGTATACAGTACTTACCATTTAATACAATTTATCAGTTATACGATCATGCAAGGCATAATCAATTAAATAATTCAGAGACTATATTATTACTTCCTAATCTGATTGGGTACTTCTTAACCGGAAACAAGCAAACCGAAGTCACAAATGCTTCAACCACTGCACTATATGATTCTAGAACAAATAGATTTGTTGAAACACTCTTTGAGGTAGACAAGCAAAAGGATTCATTTGCTTCACTTGTCAACCCAGGCGTGATTCTTGGTGAAACCCTAGAGACCTTTAACTTTCCAAAGACACCGGTCATTAACGTGTGTTCACACGACACTGCTAGTGCCTTTGTATCAACTAAGATACTTAAGAATCAAGCCTTGATCAGTTCTGGGACTTGGAGTTTGGTTGGCACACTCTTATCTAAACCCAAACGAAGTAAAGAAGCACTTAGGTGTAACTTTACAAACGAACTAGGGTATTTAGGACAAACCAGGTTCCTAAAAAACATCATGGGTATGTGGTTAATTAACGAATCAAGAAGTGAGTTAATGAAAAGTAATGAAGATCTCTCTTTTTTTGATTTAGAAAAGAAAGCGATTTCATCAGAACCTTTTCTAGCTTTTATTGATCCTGATGATGAAATATTCTTAACCAAAGGCAGTATGATAGAGCGTATGAGAACATACCTAGAAAAGACGAATCAAAACATTCCTATTAAGACTGAAGGGATGCTTCGAGTGATTTATGAAAGTCTAGCATTTAAATACCGATACACCATTGAACAACTAGAAAAAGTGCTTCAAAGACCAATGGATGAGATACTCATCATTGGTGGAGGCAGTCAATCAAAATTATTAAATCAAATGACGGCGAATTTTTGTAAGAAACGAGTCATCACCGGTGCGGTTGAAGCAACCGTCCTTGGTAATTCAATCGTTCAGATGCATTATTTTAAAGAGATAAAGACAATCAAGAGTGGACAAACCTTAATTGAAAAATCATTTAAGGGGACGGTTTATGAACCAACCGAATGTGAGGCTTGTGAAGAAGCCTACGAACGCTTTCTAAAACTAATTGAAGGGGATAAGTCATGACAAATTATGAATTAGCAAGAAAAGCCTATCAAGAAATAGGTGTGGATACCGAAGAAGCGATTAATGCCTTAGGGAAAGTTAGACTATCCTTACAGTGCTGGCAAACCGATGATGTGAAAGGTTTTTTATTTAAAGACAATGCGTTAACTGGTGGGATTCAAGTCACGGGTAATTATATAGGACGGGCAAGAAACCCACAAGAAGTCAAAGATGACTTAAGTTTGGCCTTATCATTAATCCCAGGAAACCACAAAGTCAATCTTCATGCAATCTATGCCGATACAAATGAAGTCATTGACCTAGATCGAATTGAGCCAAGACATTTCAAGCCTTGGGTGGATTGGGCAAAAAAAGAACATATTGGACTAGACTTTAACCCGACGTGTTTTTCTCATAAGAAATCAAGTGATGGGTTTACACTAAGTCATCCAGATCAAAACATTAGAGACTTTTGGATAAAACACTGCATACAAAGTAGAAAAATCGGGGCATACTTCCAAAAGGAATTAAAACAACCCTCAGTCGTGAATTTATGGATTCCAGATGGGTTTAAAGACAATCCCTATGATTTAATCACACCGAGGGTGAGATTAAAAGAATCCCTTGATGAGATTTATCAAGAAAAATTAGATGTAACAGATGTCATGGAGTCAAAACTATTTGGGATAGGTGCTGAAGCCTACACGGTAGGCTCTCATGAGTTTTATTTAAGTTATGCACTCCTAAACAAGTTAGGTGTTTGTTTTGACACAGGACACTTTCATTTAACAGAGTCTGTGGCAGATAAGATTGCATCACTTAGTGTGTTTAATCAAACACTCTTACTACATGTCTCAAGACCAGTTAGATGGGATTCAGACCATGTTGTAATATTTGATGATGAAACCAGTAAGATTGCACAAGTGCTAGTAAGAGGTAACTTACTAGATAAAGTGCATATTGGTTTTGACTTCTTTGATGCGTCAATCTCAAGAGTGAGTGCCTTAGTCATTGGGGCGAGATCATTTCAATTAGCATTAATGAAAGCTTTACTAGAACCAAAAGAAGCACTAACAAGCATTGAGTTTAATAAAGATTACTCAAAACGTCTTTATTACCAAGAGATGTTAAAAGGACTACCTTATGGTGTTGTCTATGATGAATTCTTAAAGCGTCATCACTGTGAGTCTCAACACACTTGGTTTGATAAAGTAAGGGCTTATGAAGAAAGATTGGATAGGTAAATATATGAATGAATTCTTAAAAGCGGATTTTATAAATGAAATTGGACGAACTGCTGATCAAATGTATCAAAATGGATGGCATGAACGTAACAGTGGTAATATTTCTTATTTACTGACGGGTAGTGAACTAGATTTAGTTAGAGACTTAAAAGGCATTAGAGTAATCGAACTTCAATGTGAAGTCAAAGACTTAGAAGGTAAATGCTTTGTTGTGACAGGCTCAGGTAAATACATTAAAAATATTTCAAGAGACCCGCTCTTAAACCTTGGGGTTATTCGGGTATTAAAGGGCGGCAAACAAGTCGAAATTTTAGGTGGTTTTAAGGATGGTGGTAGACCCACATCCGAATTAAGTACTCACCTACTCACACATCAAGAACGTTTAAGACAAGATCAAGCACATAAAGTCGTCATTCACACCCATGCGACAAACATCATGGCAATGACGTTTGTTCATGAATTAAATGATCGTAGTTTCACAAGAAGCTTATGGCAGATGTGTACAGAATCGATTGTGGTATTTCCTGATGGGGTGGGTATCTTGCCTTGGATGTTATGTGGTAACGAACGTATTGGTTATAAAACAGCTGAAAAGATGAAGAACCATCGTTTAGTCGTTTGGGCAATGCATGGGGTGTTTGCCTCAGGTAGTTCACTTGATGACTGTTTTGGTTTAATTGAAACGGTTGAAAAATCGGCTCAAATCTATTTGATGACCTTAGGTAAACAAATGGTTAATACGATTGAAGACTACCAGTTAAAAGAACTAGCAGAGACATTTGAAGTCAATTATAAAAAGGAGTATCTAGATGTATGAGACAAAGTAAGAAACTCTTATTATTCATCACACTAATTCTACTAGTCTTTGGCTTGGCTTCTTGTCAAAAAGACGCAAAACCGCCAGTCTATGAGGAAGACCTGACGATGCATATTGGTGCTTGGGTTTCCCCAAGCACGGTAAAAGACGAAAATGGTAATTATAAATACATTACCCTTGAACAATACCAACGGATTAAAGATTCAGGGATTAATGTGATTTACGCTTTGTATGAACACATTGATCTAAATGCGACACTGCTTGCGCTTGATTTATCTGAACAAGTCGGTATTGAATACTACGTGAGAGATTCAAGGATTGCGGGTTTATTTCAAGACATCTTTGATTCAAATGGCAATGTGATTCAAAGTGAGTATGAGGACGACCTAGAAATCTTCTTAAATGCGATTGAAACTTATAAGGATCATCCGGCATTTAAAGGGCATTTGATTGTGGATGAGCCAAGTGCTGATTTATATCAGTGGTTAGGTTTTTATCATGAGGTCTACCAACAATACTTACCAGATAAAGATTTCTATGTGAACTTATTTCCAACATACGCTAGCCTTGCGGCACGAGGTGACAGGGATTATGAGGATTATATTGGAGAATACATTGATGTGGTAAAACCAAAATTTGTTTCTTATGATCATTACCCTTTAATGTTGTTTTATGAAGAATCTGTTTTAACCGATGATTATCTATTAAACCTAGAGATAGTTGCGACAAAGTCAAAAGAAGCGGGACTACCATTTTGGTTATTCTTACAAAGTGTCGGGTATTTTAATATCACAGGGACACAACGTAGAGACATCACAGAAGCAGACTTAAGGTTTCAAAGTGCGGTAGCGATGGCTTATGGCACTAAAGGTATCCAGCACTTCACGTACTGGACACCAGATAGTGGTGGCATTGAATCCTTCTCGGATGCCTTTATTGATAAAGATGGCGAAAAAACACCAACGTATGATGCAGGTACTAAAGTGAATCATGAAATTTTGAGTTTTGATCACGTGTATTTGAGTTTTGATTGGCAATCGGTGATGACGTATTCAACCACACCCGATTTTCCAAACACCAACTTTCGAATGATCAACAAAGAAGAATCACATAAGCGTATCAAGAGCTTTAAAGGCACCGAAGACGTTTTAATGGGGACCTTTAAAGGACAAAACAAAGAAGATGGGTTTATGGTGGTTAATTTCACAGACCCAGCGTTTGGTAAATCAAACGATGTAACAATCACATTTAATGACGCAACGCATGCGCTTGTCTACATTGATGGGGTTGAACAAACCGTGAAGTTAAATAAAGGCAAACTCACACTAAACTTAGCAAGTGGATCTAGTGCGTTTGTGATTCCATACTAAGAATGAGGGAGAATATATGAAAAAAGTTGTATTAGTACTACTGAGTATTACCTTAACCTTGAGTCTTGCTGCTTGCGGCAAGAAGAAAGAAGATTCTGGTAAAGAGCGATTAGTCATCGCGTTTGCTGAGGCGGGTTATGGTAGAGGATGGCTAGAAAATTTAAAGACCGCGTTTGAAGCGGAAAATGAAAACGTTGAGATTGTCCTTGATGGCAATCCAAACATGACCGCGAATGCGGGACCAAAGATTGAAAGCGGTAGAGATCTAGCTGACATTTATTTCTTATTAGAAACAAACTGGCAGCGCTGGGCAACCAGGGGTTATTTAGAACCACTAGATGATCTTTATGAGATGGAGACTGAGCCAGGGGTAACCTTAGAGGATAAACTCATTGACGAAGTCGTTGAGTTTGGACGTATTGGCGACAATATTTACGCCCTACCTTGGAATGATGGCGTCACTGGCCTTGTGTATAACTCAAAGATGTTTAGAGACAAGGGCTGGGAAGTACCAGAAACAGTCAATGATCTAATTGATTTAACTGAGCAAATCAAAACCGAAGGTGCTGGTGTTAAGCCATTCACATGGCCTGGGCAATATTCAGCTTATTGGAACTTTGTGGTCTACGGTTGGTGGGCACAATACGAAGGCTTAGAAGCCATGAATGAGTTTTATCAGTTTGAATCCCCTGAGGTATTCAAACAAGAAGGCAAGTTAAAAGCATTAGAAGCTTATGAAACTTTAATTGGTGATCAAAGTAACAGTACAGCAGGTGTGAATGGTTTAATTCACACACAAGCTCAAATGCAGTTTATCAATGGGTTTGCGGCAATGATTCCTAATGGTTTATGGATTGAATCTGAAATGAAAGCGGCACTACCTGCTGGATTTGAAATGAAGATGATGCCAATTCCTACGATTGAAGGGGCAAAAGAACCAAAAATCAATAACTCAATGCTTGGTGATTTTATTGTGGTACCTAAACAAGCAAGAAATAAAGAACTTGCTAAAGAATTTTTGAGATTTATGGCAGAAGACAAACAATTACTACAGTATACAAAAGACACAGGCACACCAAGACCATTTGAATATGATCCAACTACAATTGAAGGATTAAGTCCATTTATCTTAAGTGCATTAGAAATATGGAAAAACAGTAAGAGTTTTTATATCATCTCAAAGAGTCCGCTTTATTATGGTGTGTATGTCAATACATTCCCTAAGAGTGGGGCACCTTATGGGGATATTTATTTAGGAGAAGAATCGGCACAGTCGGTTTGGAATGGGGACTACCAATACGTTTTCGAACGTTGGGATGAATTCAAACGAAACGCAGGCATGACTGATTAAAATTAGGAGTTTAGCGGATGACAAAAAATCGTATCAGACAACAACTAAATCGGTTTAAACATTTTTTGGTAGAGACGTTTGAGAATGTCTTTAGACTAGACAAATCGTACAAGGCAAAAAGAAGAAGACAAAAACGATTCTTCATCTTCATGATGCTTTTCTTACCAGTGACGCATTTCCTTGTTTTCTTTGTTTACGTGAACATTGATACGATTATTTTATCCTTTCAACGATTTGATTATTACACAGGGGACTATAAGTTTGTTTGGTTTGAAAACTATCAACAAGTCATAAGAGATTTAAGAGAGTTACCTCAAATGAAACAAACGGTGATCAATTCGTTTATGTTCTTACCGATTACCAATTTTATTACCCTACCATTATCAATTATTAGTGCGTATTTCATCTTTCGAGGTGTGCCTGGTAGAGGGCTATTTAAAGTACTCTTTTTCCTACCATCCATCATATCGATTGTGGTACTCACAATGGCATTTCAATTCATGTTTGATCCTTTGTTTGGACCAATAAACCAATTACTCGCTGAATTAGGCATTCAGCCAGTGGGTGGTTGGTTTGGGACAAAGGGGACAGCCATGAACATGGTTTATCTTTACTGTATTTGGGCAGGTATCGGATTTAACATGGTCTTAATCAATGGTGCCATTTCAAGACTTCCAAGTGAAGTCATTGAATCAGGCAGACTTGATGGGGTATCTATGTATACTGAATTAACTAAAATCATCATTCCAATGATTTGGCCTACCATCACAACCCTGTTTGTGATAGGCACAACGGCGGTGTTTACGATCTTCTTGCAAATTCTACTATTAACCAATGGTGGACCAAGTGGTTCAACAAAAACAATCGCGTATCTCATTGTAGAGATGGTACAATCGGGGGATTATACCACACCTGCAGCGTTTGGAATGATATTCACATTGGTGGCGATTCCTTTAATCATGTTCATTAAGTGGGGCATGGAAAAAATAGGAGAAAACGTTGAGTATTAGGTATTAATGGTATCTAAGGATACCTTAAATAAAAAGAGGAGAAAAAAATGCGAAAGATTAGTTTCATCAAAAAGAGTTTGTTAGCAGTACTATTCTTATTTAGCGTGAGTTCTGTGTTTGTATTCACAAGCCACGCAGCAGTGATGAGCGAAACCTTTTTAAATGATTCATTCGATGGCGGAATGAATGATGAAAAATGGCAAGTCGTCAATGACACAACAGAAGCCATCGGCTATTTAGGCGATGCAGGTACACTACGTTACGTTGATACAACCGGTGCAGAAGAAGTCATGATGACCACAAACCCACTCACCTCAGGTGAAGGTGTGACAGGGTATAGTGTTGAGTTTGATTTCTTATACCAGTCTGCCGATTGGGGCGACTGGTTTGGGTTTGCATTTAACAAAACAGAAATTGTAAAAGGGTTAGATTGGGGTAAAGGCGGTTACTTAATGGGCCGTATCTCAAGCCTTCAAATTAATAACCCAAGCGACACCGTCGATGGACCAAGTTCGGCTTCACCAAATGCATTAACGACGTTTGAGGAAATGACACCTTCGGTTGCAAGCATTGCAAACGTCAATGTCAGATTCAAAT containing:
- a CDS encoding glycosyltransferase, with the translated sequence MKKAYISINNFLIGGVETSLVSFINILMKDYDVTLEILGKYDENMIRRLDKSIKLRFPNKSIRKYVDLEGTHRKNTKGLSDIILKIVFYITNKIKLSKLLYLAISFRQKDEIYYDLAISYTGRPGIWDYLLLSTIKSRLYLSWIHNDPNKLGIKSHHYKVYYSKYDIILCVSMDSLNKIKKILLKMTSLNFKFSIIQLIMKDYLRCLNKKIIEHDSNVFTILTVARIQNSSKRIDRIVDVASMLIDNNITSFKWYVLGDGPDYEEILNQVRNRNLKNYLIFKGSCDNPYPYFKNADLFVLTSDYEGLPVVLMEARHFKLPILTTNIDSASEMVNHMIDGVISEKNVVNLYEWIKKIITEPDFYGIIRQNSLTHKGYNNNDLSEFHKIIRGLSNEE
- the wecB gene encoding non-hydrolyzing UDP-N-acetylglucosamine 2-epimerase codes for the protein MSKVMLVFGTRPEAIKMCPLVNELRTRESLKTVVCVTGQHRQMLDQVLHTFGVVPDYDLSIMKDKQTLFDVTTNILNRIKEVLEQERPDVVLVHGDTSTTFVTALACFYLQIPVGHVEAGLRTHNIYSPYPEEFNRQAVSIISKYNFAPTETANQNLLNEGREQDSIYVTGNTAIDALKTTVRENYHHEMLDWAKGSRLIMITAHRRENLGEPMKHMFNAIKRIINEHNDIKAIYPIHMNPVVRETANSILADNDRIRIIDPLEVVDFHNFLNASYLILTDSGGIQEEAPSLGKPVLVMRDTTERPEGISAGTLKLVGTDEETIYKAFNLLLTDKEEYEKMSKASNPYGDGFACKRIADILEEKL
- a CDS encoding DeoR/GlpR family DNA-binding transcription regulator, with product MDIKERQKRILEIINTKKTVTNKELLHLLFISEATLRRDLTELDQKGLIERTHGGASMIESSNMESSILIRSQKNVKEKKVIAQRCLDFIKNNDAIFIDSSSTVGYMLPLLSNLKDLTFITNGINNALVLSNSLLKFSLHITPGVYNANTSSVLGIDTIDYIKNYHCNISIFSCGGISEYGITEANHEQSTIKREMLKRSKIHILLADHTKFNKIFMSQTCDFDQIDILITDQMPTKEYITLLEQNDCQLVIA
- a CDS encoding rhamnulokinase, which produces MISKYLSIDIGASSGRAVVVIKDKQTLRLDEAYRFKTKSYEKEGLHYWDFNDVFKEVVTGIEKAFFLHEDIKSIGIDTFGVDYGRLDQNGTLTSDPLCYRNKRFIESSTLFHESYSKETLYSLTGIQYLPFNTIYQLYDHARHNQLNNSETILLLPNLIGYFLTGNKQTEVTNASTTALYDSRTNRFVETLFEVDKQKDSFASLVNPGVILGETLETFNFPKTPVINVCSHDTASAFVSTKILKNQALISSGTWSLVGTLLSKPKRSKEALRCNFTNELGYLGQTRFLKNIMGMWLINESRSELMKSNEDLSFFDLEKKAISSEPFLAFIDPDDEIFLTKGSMIERMRTYLEKTNQNIPIKTEGMLRVIYESLAFKYRYTIEQLEKVLQRPMDEILIIGGGSQSKLLNQMTANFCKKRVITGAVEATVLGNSIVQMHYFKEIKTIKSGQTLIEKSFKGTVYEPTECEACEEAYERFLKLIEGDKS
- a CDS encoding L-rhamnose isomerase, coding for MTNYELARKAYQEIGVDTEEAINALGKVRLSLQCWQTDDVKGFLFKDNALTGGIQVTGNYIGRARNPQEVKDDLSLALSLIPGNHKVNLHAIYADTNEVIDLDRIEPRHFKPWVDWAKKEHIGLDFNPTCFSHKKSSDGFTLSHPDQNIRDFWIKHCIQSRKIGAYFQKELKQPSVVNLWIPDGFKDNPYDLITPRVRLKESLDEIYQEKLDVTDVMESKLFGIGAEAYTVGSHEFYLSYALLNKLGVCFDTGHFHLTESVADKIASLSVFNQTLLLHVSRPVRWDSDHVVIFDDETSKIAQVLVRGNLLDKVHIGFDFFDASISRVSALVIGARSFQLALMKALLEPKEALTSIEFNKDYSKRLYYQEMLKGLPYGVVYDEFLKRHHCESQHTWFDKVRAYEERLDR